The following proteins are co-located in the Dyadobacter chenwenxiniae genome:
- a CDS encoding RagB/SusD family nutrient uptake outer membrane protein has translation MNKKVSILTALVCMGLMTSCGDEFLQTTPLGVGNEQSLSNKNGVNAVLIGAYSLLDGVGAGPVNTSSVSNWIYGSVASDDAYKGSDVGDQAQITTIERYIPQADIGAYNDKWVAVYDGVSRTNNTIKLIALATDMTEAEKAQALGEARFLRAWYHFEAKKLWNMVPYVDETVTDYINLPNDKDIWPNIEADLQFAVDNISATKTQAGRATKWTAKATLAKVHMYQQDFTAAKPLLDDVINNGPFALVTSFHDNFRITTENNSESIFEVQMSVGDGGGGQNGSWGDNYNFPYGSAPGGCCGFYQPTQNLVNAFKTDAAGLPLLDTFNDADVTNDEGLSSTDAFTPYTGTLDPRLDWTVGRRGLPFLNWGVHPGKNWIRDQAFGGPYTFKKFFAYSGENAGAESPRANANNYRAIRFADVLLMRAEVAVEENDLAAALKLVNQVRTRAANVVVTNEAGKPAANYLVKPYPSFANKDYARKAVRFERRVELAMEGHRHFDLVRWGVADVVLNAYLAKESKKRTYLSGATFIKGKSEYFPIPQAQIDIMGSNVLKQNP, from the coding sequence ATGAACAAGAAAGTATCAATCTTAACAGCGCTGGTTTGCATGGGGTTAATGACCTCCTGCGGCGATGAATTCCTGCAAACCACTCCGCTTGGCGTGGGGAATGAGCAGTCACTTTCCAATAAAAACGGCGTTAATGCAGTCCTGATCGGTGCATACAGTTTGCTCGACGGCGTGGGCGCAGGTCCGGTTAACACCTCATCGGTGAGCAACTGGATTTACGGTTCCGTGGCCTCCGACGACGCATACAAAGGCAGCGACGTGGGTGACCAGGCGCAGATCACGACCATTGAACGTTACATTCCGCAAGCGGATATCGGTGCCTATAATGATAAATGGGTGGCGGTTTATGACGGTGTCTCCCGCACCAACAACACCATCAAGCTCATCGCCCTCGCAACCGATATGACCGAAGCTGAAAAGGCACAAGCATTGGGTGAAGCGCGTTTCCTGAGAGCATGGTATCATTTTGAAGCCAAGAAACTTTGGAATATGGTGCCTTATGTGGATGAAACAGTGACGGATTATATCAACCTGCCAAACGATAAGGACATCTGGCCAAACATTGAGGCGGATCTGCAATTTGCGGTGGACAATATTTCAGCAACAAAAACACAGGCCGGCCGTGCGACCAAGTGGACCGCGAAGGCAACTTTGGCCAAAGTGCACATGTATCAGCAGGACTTCACAGCTGCGAAACCATTGCTTGATGATGTGATCAATAATGGGCCGTTTGCTTTGGTAACGAGCTTTCACGATAATTTCCGGATCACGACGGAGAACAATAGCGAGTCTATTTTTGAAGTGCAGATGTCCGTTGGTGACGGTGGCGGCGGACAGAACGGAAGCTGGGGAGACAATTACAACTTCCCTTACGGATCTGCTCCCGGCGGTTGCTGCGGATTTTACCAGCCTACTCAAAACCTCGTAAATGCATTCAAAACCGATGCCGCTGGCTTGCCATTGCTGGATACGTTCAATGACGCGGATGTGACAAATGATGAAGGACTTTCTTCTACAGATGCATTCACGCCTTACACCGGCACACTGGACCCTCGTCTCGACTGGACGGTTGGCAGAAGAGGTTTACCATTCCTGAACTGGGGTGTGCATCCTGGTAAAAACTGGATCAGGGACCAGGCTTTCGGCGGGCCATATACTTTCAAGAAGTTCTTTGCTTACAGTGGCGAAAACGCGGGCGCAGAATCCCCTCGTGCCAATGCAAATAACTATCGTGCAATCCGTTTTGCGGACGTTCTTTTAATGCGTGCGGAAGTTGCAGTGGAAGAAAATGACCTGGCCGCGGCCTTGAAACTGGTCAACCAGGTGCGCACTCGTGCCGCTAATGTGGTGGTGACGAACGAAGCGGGCAAGCCAGCGGCAAATTATCTTGTAAAACCTTATCCATCCTTTGCAAATAAGGATTATGCAAGAAAGGCGGTTCGTTTTGAGCGTCGCGTTGAGCTTGCGATGGAGGGCCACAGACACTTTGACCTGGTTCGCTGGGGCGTTGCTGATGTGGTGTTGAATGCGTATCTGGCCAAAGAAAGCAAGAAGCGGACTTATCTCTCCGGAGCGACATTCATAAAAGGCAAAAGTGAATATTTCCCGATCCCGCAAGCACAGATCGACATTATGGGATCCAATGTGCTGAAACAAAATCCCTGA
- a CDS encoding TonB-dependent receptor: MKKTFYRQNYLLKIMRISLMQMLMITLFSGLSYAFDGFGQEVLNRRLTINIKEQKIGTALNQIGKLSGVNFMYSPELIGSQRTVTFSAKEEKLEAILNNFLTPLQVTYEVSGKQILLKRASPKTAPAQSPGSSTKMTQPVDVPVKGQVKDATGATVPGATVVLKGSSSVGTTTDADGAFSLTVPDGSTTLVVSSIGFLTMEVDITNKSMVEITLQSDVKALSEVVVTGYSSQSKRDITGAVSTVDAVELTKVAAPNVAQQLQGRVAGVTVTSNNSPGGEATVRIRGFGTINNNDPLYVIDGVPTKGGLNSINPNNIESMQVLKDASSASIYGSRAANGVIIITTKKGKAGAPRFTFNSRAGLQTGKVELDLIKDPQQFGDLLWTQRKNAGVLTNGKPSHPQYGNADNAVVPDYILAGSSYGLFEGDPKVNPSLYNYNRAGFYQIVKANKEGTDWHKEILRPAAIQEYNVGATGGSETGRYAVAFNYFKQDGVLIHTSFNRYSLRSNTEFTFKKRIRVGENLEVSYTENKGYYNNNGTISSANNQDGNPVGNGYRIPSIIPVYDIMGNFAATRASGLGPATNPVAQLYRTRKNQTNNFRAFGNAYLEVDILKDLTAKSSIGIDLTAANRVGYTLMDLEEAEIEAANALTNANAYDINWTWSNTLNYNKTFANIHKLGVLLGTEAIKGTGRDFTATRTTFFSEDPQYMFLSAGTAGIANTGAGYEWALFSTFGKINYALKDRYLLEATVRRDGSSRFGQNNRYGTFPAFSAGWRLSEEAFLKPLTWLDDLKIRAGWGQTGNQEIGNYNGFSTYRSSLSASSYAIDGSNNAVQPGFDTEAFGNPDAKWETTTQTNIGVDATFLKGMFNFNLDLYNRTTSDMLYQVSLPATQGVATIPFVNVGEMNNKGIDLALDFNNKAMNGDLTYSVGVNFSTYKNEVMKLNNSTSATLLGPAIRSYTWTRSVAGMPLYSFYGLQIDGIYQNQGEVDNGPKYPGYAAVGKYKYHDTDGDGTITDSDRKFLGNPHPDFTYGINLNVNYKNFDVSAFFQGVKGNEIINMVKRWVDFNNQAGNRSLRMLNDSWTPENPDAVLPILDANDSRSQQPSSYFIEDGSYFRMKNLTVGYTLPSGVLSKIGFESARIYLQAQNLFTITKYSGIDPEVTSVGSTPGSTVLGVDQGNYPNSKMYQVGINFGF, encoded by the coding sequence ATGAAAAAAACCTTTTACCGGCAGAACTACCTGCTTAAAATTATGAGAATCAGCCTCATGCAAATGTTGATGATCACCTTGTTTTCCGGGCTTTCCTATGCATTCGACGGCTTCGGCCAGGAAGTGCTGAACCGCAGGTTGACAATCAACATTAAGGAACAAAAAATCGGAACGGCACTCAATCAGATCGGTAAACTTTCGGGCGTGAATTTCATGTACAGCCCCGAACTGATCGGTTCACAACGCACGGTTACTTTCAGTGCAAAAGAAGAAAAACTGGAAGCCATCCTGAACAATTTCCTTACCCCTTTGCAGGTCACTTACGAAGTTTCCGGCAAGCAGATCTTGTTGAAAAGAGCATCACCCAAAACGGCACCTGCGCAAAGCCCTGGTTCGTCTACAAAAATGACCCAACCCGTTGACGTACCCGTTAAAGGGCAGGTAAAGGACGCAACCGGTGCAACAGTTCCGGGAGCAACGGTGGTTTTGAAAGGCAGCTCGTCTGTCGGAACGACCACTGACGCGGATGGCGCTTTTTCACTGACCGTTCCCGATGGCAGCACAACATTGGTCGTGTCGTCAATCGGCTTCCTGACGATGGAAGTGGATATTACCAACAAATCAATGGTGGAAATCACTTTGCAGTCGGATGTGAAAGCACTGTCGGAAGTGGTTGTAACCGGTTATTCTTCTCAGTCCAAAAGGGACATTACCGGCGCTGTTTCCACTGTGGACGCAGTAGAATTGACCAAAGTGGCAGCTCCTAACGTTGCCCAGCAGTTACAAGGACGTGTTGCCGGGGTTACGGTTACTTCCAATAATTCGCCGGGTGGTGAAGCAACCGTTCGTATCCGCGGTTTTGGAACAATCAATAACAACGATCCTTTGTATGTGATCGATGGAGTGCCTACAAAAGGCGGTCTGAACAGCATTAACCCAAACAACATTGAATCCATGCAAGTGCTGAAAGATGCGTCTTCGGCTTCAATTTATGGTTCAAGAGCGGCGAACGGTGTTATCATCATTACGACCAAAAAAGGGAAAGCCGGTGCGCCGCGCTTCACATTCAATTCAAGAGCTGGCTTGCAAACGGGCAAAGTGGAGCTTGACCTGATCAAAGATCCGCAGCAATTTGGCGATCTGCTTTGGACGCAGCGCAAAAATGCGGGCGTATTAACGAATGGCAAGCCTTCGCATCCGCAATATGGAAACGCAGACAATGCTGTTGTTCCTGACTACATCCTGGCGGGGTCGAGTTATGGTCTTTTCGAAGGCGATCCAAAAGTGAATCCTTCTTTATACAACTACAACCGCGCTGGTTTTTACCAGATCGTAAAGGCTAACAAGGAAGGAACTGACTGGCATAAGGAAATCCTCCGTCCGGCTGCCATCCAGGAATACAATGTGGGCGCCACAGGCGGATCGGAAACAGGAAGATATGCGGTTGCATTCAACTATTTTAAGCAGGATGGTGTGCTAATCCATACTTCTTTTAATCGTTACTCATTGCGGTCGAACACAGAATTTACTTTCAAAAAACGCATTCGTGTGGGCGAAAACCTGGAAGTAAGTTATACTGAAAACAAAGGTTATTACAACAACAACGGAACAATAAGCTCGGCCAATAACCAGGATGGCAACCCGGTCGGAAACGGATATCGCATTCCTTCCATCATTCCGGTTTATGACATTATGGGCAACTTTGCAGCAACCAGAGCATCCGGACTTGGACCTGCCACAAACCCTGTTGCGCAGCTTTACAGAACCAGAAAAAACCAGACAAACAACTTCCGTGCATTCGGTAACGCCTATCTGGAAGTGGACATTTTGAAAGATCTGACTGCAAAATCGAGCATAGGCATTGACCTTACTGCTGCAAACCGCGTGGGTTACACATTGATGGATTTGGAAGAAGCGGAAATTGAAGCAGCAAATGCTTTGACCAACGCCAATGCTTACGACATCAACTGGACCTGGTCAAACACATTGAATTACAACAAAACCTTTGCGAACATTCACAAACTCGGCGTGCTTTTGGGTACGGAAGCGATCAAAGGAACGGGCCGCGATTTCACTGCAACCAGAACCACTTTCTTCTCAGAAGATCCTCAATATATGTTCCTGAGCGCAGGAACGGCGGGCATTGCCAACACCGGCGCAGGTTATGAATGGGCCTTGTTTTCGACTTTTGGTAAAATAAATTATGCATTGAAAGACCGCTATTTGCTGGAAGCAACGGTGCGCCGGGACGGCTCTTCCCGTTTTGGACAAAACAACCGTTACGGAACATTCCCTGCATTCAGCGCGGGATGGAGACTTTCCGAGGAAGCATTCTTGAAACCATTGACCTGGCTGGACGATCTTAAAATCAGAGCGGGATGGGGACAAACGGGTAACCAGGAAATTGGTAACTATAACGGTTTCAGCACATATCGTTCAAGCCTGAGCGCATCATCTTATGCGATTGATGGCTCTAACAATGCTGTTCAGCCCGGTTTTGACACAGAAGCATTTGGTAACCCGGATGCAAAATGGGAAACGACTACCCAGACGAACATTGGTGTGGACGCGACATTCCTGAAAGGCATGTTCAACTTCAACCTGGATCTGTATAATCGTACAACTTCCGATATGCTTTATCAGGTGAGCTTGCCGGCAACGCAGGGTGTGGCCACGATTCCGTTTGTGAATGTGGGAGAAATGAACAATAAAGGGATTGACCTTGCACTGGATTTCAATAACAAAGCCATGAACGGAGACCTTACTTACTCCGTAGGCGTGAACTTCTCGACTTATAAAAATGAAGTGATGAAGCTGAACAACAGCACGAGCGCAACGCTTCTTGGACCTGCGATCCGCAGTTATACCTGGACGCGTTCGGTTGCAGGCATGCCATTGTATTCATTCTACGGTTTGCAAATTGACGGCATTTACCAAAATCAGGGTGAAGTGGATAACGGGCCGAAATATCCGGGTTATGCAGCAGTTGGTAAATACAAATACCACGACACAGACGGCGATGGCACCATCACCGACAGCGACCGCAAATTCCTGGGCAACCCGCACCCGGATTTTACCTATGGTATCAACCTGAATGTTAATTATAAAAACTTCGACGTGTCGGCATTCTTCCAGGGCGTGAAAGGAAACGAGATCATTAATATGGTAAAACGGTGGGTTGACTTCAACAATCAGGCCGGTAACAGAAGCCTGCGCATGCTGAATGATTCCTGGACCCCAGAAAACCCTGACGCTGTGCTTCCGATCCTGGATGCAAACGACAGCCGCAGCCAGCAGCCATCGAGCTATTTCATTGAGGATGGTTCTTATTTCCGTATGAAAAACCTGACCGTGGGATACACATTGCCATCAGGTGTTTTGTCAAAAATCGGTTTTGAAAGTGCACGTATTTATCTGCAAGCGCAAAACCTGTTCACCATTACCAAATACAGCGGCATTGATCCGGAAGTTACTTCGGTTGGATCAACACCGGGAAGCACTGTTTTGGGTGTGGATCAGGGGAATTATCCCAATTCAAAAATGTACCAGGTGGGTATCAATTTCGGATTTTAA
- a CDS encoding sugar phosphate isomerase/epimerase family protein: MIRWGECLVAAEKAGVVLAIENHWGLSSNIDYLLEIYKPLSSSPAMGMNVDTGNFVGDPYPQFERLAPYATIVQAKTYYGGGHYYDLDLDYKRIAGILRKANFKGYISLEMEGKEDAATAVPKSLKLFREVFS; the protein is encoded by the coding sequence TTGATTCGATGGGGGGAATGTCTGGTTGCTGCGGAGAAAGCGGGCGTTGTGCTGGCCATTGAAAACCATTGGGGCTTGTCTTCCAACATTGATTATCTGCTCGAAATTTACAAACCTCTCTCTTCTTCACCTGCTATGGGTATGAATGTAGACACGGGAAATTTCGTGGGTGATCCTTATCCGCAATTTGAGCGGTTGGCACCATACGCCACCATTGTTCAGGCCAAGACTTATTACGGAGGCGGTCACTATTACGATCTGGACCTGGATTACAAACGCATTGCCGGCATTCTGCGCAAAGCCAATTTCAAGGGTTATATCTCCCTGGAAATGGAAGGAAAAGAAGATGCAGCCACGGCAGTTCCTAAAAGCCTAAAATTATTCAGGGAAGTGTTCAGTTGA
- a CDS encoding Txe/YoeB family addiction module toxin, with protein sequence MLAWRAKAWEEYLEWQRTDKAVVTKINELIKECLRHPFEGKGKPELLKSNFSGYWSRRISHEHRLVYKVEKDLITITQCRYHYEK encoded by the coding sequence ATGCTCGCGTGGCGAGCAAAAGCTTGGGAAGAGTATCTTGAATGGCAACGGACCGACAAGGCAGTCGTTACCAAAATTAACGAGCTTATAAAAGAATGTTTGAGGCACCCTTTTGAAGGTAAGGGCAAGCCGGAATTACTAAAATCAAACTTCTCGGGTTATTGGTCAAGAAGGATCTCGCATGAGCATCGCCTGGTTTACAAGGTAGAAAAAGATTTGATTACAATTACGCAGTGTCGTTATCATTATGAGAAATGA
- a CDS encoding sugar phosphate isomerase/epimerase family protein: MSFDLNTNKEGESRRTWLKTAALAGVAAMAGKNAHAGETNSAVLPARRIPIAVSTYSYWHFGKEKYPVEKVIEDAAKLGFDGVEILHRQMENETVPYMNKLKRLAFDNGLSLPLLSIHQSFVQPKAEDRKKDVAHTVNCINMAVQMGIPAIRMNTGSWRTAKRDANYYKDGKEPPIEGYTDQDAIKWCIDSMGGMSGCCGESGRCAGH; encoded by the coding sequence ATGTCATTCGATCTGAATACAAATAAAGAAGGTGAATCGCGCCGGACATGGTTGAAGACTGCCGCGTTGGCGGGCGTTGCGGCGATGGCTGGTAAAAATGCGCATGCGGGGGAGACAAATTCCGCCGTGCTGCCCGCAAGAAGAATTCCCATTGCCGTTTCCACCTATTCTTACTGGCATTTCGGGAAGGAGAAATATCCGGTTGAAAAAGTGATCGAAGACGCTGCAAAGCTTGGTTTCGACGGTGTTGAAATCCTCCACCGCCAAATGGAGAATGAGACGGTTCCTTATATGAACAAGCTGAAAAGGCTTGCTTTTGATAACGGTCTGTCGCTTCCACTGCTTTCGATTCACCAGAGTTTTGTTCAGCCCAAAGCCGAAGACCGTAAAAAAGACGTTGCGCATACGGTCAACTGCATCAATATGGCCGTTCAAATGGGGATTCCGGCGATCCGGATGAACACAGGAAGCTGGCGGACGGCAAAGAGAGATGCTAATTATTATAAAGATGGCAAGGAGCCGCCGATCGAAGGTTACACAGATCAGGACGCTATCAAATGGTGCATTGATTCGATGGGGGGAATGTCTGGTTGCTGCGGAGAAAGCGGGCGTTGTGCTGGCCATTGA